The genome window GCTCGAATGCGTCTGGGGGTTTGGGAATGAAGCTGGGGAAGCTGAGATAGTATCCGGGGAGACCCTCGTTTGGGAATGGAGCACGGTGACCGGGTTTCCCGGCGAAGAGACCGGGTGGAACAACGGTGAGCACCGGCTGATGGCGATGGTAGTGGATACGAACTATAACATAGCGTACAGAACGGTCACCGTGACGGTGGACAACTCCACGAGCCAGGGCACAGTGCCTGTAGCGCCCTCCGAACTGCGGTGCGGAATGAGCACGGTTCACTATTCATGTTTCCAGTTCCCGTGGGGCCCGAGCGACCTCAGTGACGGCTCAGACGGTGAGCCTTTGGCGCTGGCCACGACCGCGCGGAAGGTCAGGGAGTTCGGCGCTAAGTCCGGCTCCAGTGTGCGCGGCACGCCATCTGGATCGGACGCGGTGGTATTTGCAAACATCTACTGGCGCTATGAGAACCCGACGGGCGTGATGGGATACAAAGTGTACCGCAACGGCCGGTTCGTGGTCGACATCAAGCGCGAGTGGGGCGACGGATGGATGGACGGCTCGCCAGTGCTCACCCCGGGGCAGCGGGTGGAGTACGCGGTGTCTGCCTACAACCGTGTCGGTGAAGGTCCAAAAAGTCCTACAGTAGCGCGTACGCCCATAGCCCCTCTGACGAAGGTCGTGTTGACGGGGCCTGCCGATGGCGAGGAAGTGGACGGCGCCACACCTGCTTTTCGCTGGGAGCGGGTATCCGGAGCAGAGGCGTATCTCGTTTTCGTCTCCAGTACGGGGGGAGACGCTACACTGATGTGGATAGGCTATGCGCGGGGAGCTGACTCGACCTCGGTGACGTACGGATCGGCCGCTAACAGCTTCCAGGGCGCACCACCTGCTCAAGAACTCGTGCCAGGTGAAACGTACGCGTGGGGTGTCATGGCTCTGAGCCTGGAGCCGAATCTCCCGGGTTCGGACCCTCTCGACCTATCAGCTGGCTACGAGCCGGAGACGATGTCCATGTCCGCGTCAGACGTGCAGACCTTTTCGGTGACCACGGACGCGCTTTGAGCTGAAAACACGTCCCAGACCAATTAGCTTACGACGCGCCGTAGTGCCGCCCTGCCACCCGCCGGCAGGGCGGCCACGGTGTACGAACTTACGACGGTTTGCCATGGCTTGCCGTGGCTTGACGGGGCACGCAGCCGTGGTGCGCAGCATCGTGCGTTTGCGGCATCTTGCGCTTGCAGTCTCGCGCAACCGCAACCGCGCCCTCAAGAGCGTGTCTAGGCAAGCGTGCCCAGACGTAATGGTCTCTGGGGAATTTGTAGCCTTCGGGTGTGGCAGACGAGCCAACAATTGCTTGAATGATCGCGTGCGTGTCTGTCGAATGACCAAGCATGAGCACGAACACGATTTCGTTGATCCTGCTGCTTGTCTTGGTCTTCGCTGCAGTTGGGGCAACAGGCCAGCCGGCCACGGCCCCCGGCGACGAATCGATCCTCCCGCCGAGCCCGGCACCCACACCGGAGCCGACGCCCGACCCTTCGCCTGCACCGTCTCCTGAACCGCTCCCCGAGCCATCTCCCGAGCCATCCCCGCCGGGACAAAGCTACCAGGCCAGCCCCGAAGAGCGCCTTCTCCTCGCAAGACTGATCCGCGCTGAGGCGGAAGCGGAGCCGTTCGACGGGCAGGTCGCCGTGGGGGCGGTCGTTCTTAACCGCGTGGAAAGCCCGGATTATCCGGACACCGTGCGGGACGTCATCTTTCACGTGGACAACGGCTACGTGCAGTTCACGCCCGTCGCCAATGGCACCATCAACTTGCCGCCCACCGAGACCGCCATCGAGGCGGCCGACCGGGCGCTCGAGGGTGAGGACCCTTCGTTTGGGGCGACAGGTTTCTATAACCCGGCGAAGAGCTACGACCCGTGGGTTCGGACAAGGCCCGTGACTGTGGTAATAGGCAACCACGTCTTCTTCAAGTGAAGACCTCAAGACGAAGACGGCAACCTTACTTGAGTTCTTCGGCCCTCCTTCTTGCGTTCTGCCTTTTCTGCTTTCTGTGGGCGGCGGGCACGCAGGCGCGCGCCCACCGCGCCCGGCGCCGCCGTCGCGCGGGGCTGGCGCCACGCCGTTGCCACGGCCTTCCCCGCGCCATCAGGCTCGTGGGGTCCAATGCGGGCCGATATCTCCTTGACAAGACAGACCAGACCTGCGTATACTATACCTGGCAGGGTACCTACTATAGATGGCATGCACTCCTTGTCCGCAAGGGAATTGCGTGGCCGCCTCAACGGGATCGGCAGAGGCCGGGGCGCGGCATGACAGAAGGGAGAGGCGGACGAACGCCCGAATGGGGCGATGGACCGGGCGACATGCGAGGCGGCGAGTTCTAGCAGAGTGGACCAGAGTCGAATGACAGACGGTGGGGTGAATCACGCGGTGGAGAACGTGCCGGAGAAATCGCTATCCGACCGGGGAGAACTGGCCCTTGCACGAGAAGACCGAGGGAAGGGTGGCGAAGCCGCCCCGGACTCGCGCGACGGCGTAGAGAGCATGAATGGAGCAGACGGCTCCATGCTTGCTGGCAGCGGAAACGGGGGAGGCATTCAGGCGGAACGTGACGGTGCTACGCTGGACCTCGACGCCCTCGTTCTGAGCGACGACGCGCGGAGCGACATAGTCTCTCGCCTGAAGCGCATCGAGGGCCAGGCCAGGGGCATCAGGAAAATGATCGAGGACGGGCGGAGCTGCGAGGACGTGATCATCCAGGTGGCGGCGTTGAAGGCCGCGGTGGCTCAGGTCGGCATAGCCATTGCCGGGTCTCACTTGGTGGACTGCGTAGCGCGTGACATGGAGGCAAGCCCAGCGAGCCGGGCGGCGCTCGCGAGGTTTGTGAAGATCTTCAGCAAGCTGTCGTGATTGCCTGCGCGACTTCGGTCGTCGCGCAAGGATTCAGGGGTTGCCCGATTCCAGGCATATGTTCTGACCCGAGCTGTGAACCTATACTGTGGCCTCATTCATAGATTGAGATTCATGGATTGAGGAGCATCCGTAACAAACGTCAACCACCGTCGACGATAGCCTGGATCCTAGAATCACTACTTGGAAAGAGCGGAAAGGAAGGGTTGGTATGACGAAGGGAGTCATTGAGGTAAGCGACGCCACTTTCGCTCAAGAGGTGCTGAAATCTGAAGAGCCGGTGCTCGTGGATTTCTGGGCGGAGTGGTGCGGTCCGTGCAGAATGATGGCGCCCGTGGTCGAGGACATCGCCACGGACTACGCGGGCAGAATGAAGGTAGCCAAGCTGAACGTGGACGAGAACCGCGTGTCCGCGACCACGTACGGCATAATGAGCATCCCCACCCTCGCGCTGTTCAAGGGAGGCCAGCTGGTCCAGAAGTTCGTGGGGTTCATGCCCAAGCACGAGCTGGCGAGGAGGATCGACGCCGTCCTGTAGGTTGGCATGCCGACATGCCGCCATAGCCGCGTTGGCACGCCGGTAAGACCTGTGTCATAGGACAGGGGAGCCCGGCCACCTCGGCGGGTCCGAGGAACGCGGGCATCATCCCGGCTAGCCAGAGGAGAGCTTGCATTTCGGCGAGCCAGAGGGGGAGCCGGTGCATGCCGGCGAGCCACAGGGGTTCGGTGCTTGTGAACACGTAACTTGTGCGACCTTGCGTGACCGCGATCATGAGGCACGCGCCGACCGTACCCGGCCGGCGCGTGCCTCATGCCGTCGTGCTTGTGACTGTGGCCTCAGAGGTACGATCGTTGTGGGTAGCGCGGCTGTGCGAACCCAGTGTGTCTGTACAGTACATATAGTATGTGGAAGGTATGCTGTGCCAGAGGGAGAATGAATGGAAGGGAAAGAGAGGAGGGAATTGCTTTGTGAAATGGCCTAGAATTCTCCTCGGCGTTGTAGTCGCACTAATCGGGTTGTGGCTGCTGCTCTACAACTTGGACGTGGTGTCCTCGGTACCTTGGTTCTGGTGGCCTCTCGCGCCCCTCGGGCTCGGGGCGATTCTGCACTGGATGGCGTTTGCTGAGAAGGGAGCGGAAGGGCTTTTCATCCCGGGCGGGTTTCTCACCACCGTCGGGGCTCTCTTCCTGGCATGTCAGTTCTTTGGATGGGACATTCTCGAGTATCTATGGCCCGTCTTTCCGCTGGCGGTGGGCGTAGGCTTTCTGGAAACGTATCTCTTCGGCGGGCGGCGCGTGGAATTCCTCATACCCGCGGTGCCCACGCTAGGCGCGGGCGTCGTGGGGCTTTCAGCGACGCTCGGCCGGGAGATCGGAAGGTGGCTATTGCCCGCCGCGATCATAGTGATCGGGTTCTTGATGCTGCTGGCCCCGGGAGCTGGTCGGCGGCGAGGGCCGCGCGCGGAATGAACCGGGGCCGGCTACTTCGGCTTTACTTTGGCTTTGCCTGCGATCAGGCCGGGCGCGCCCGCCTACGGCGAAGAGCACCGCCAGCGGCCGCGTGTTTAGGGGCGTGGCTCCACTGCATTCAATGGCTCGTGTGAGCGCAAGTACAGGTCGAAAAGCAAGTTCTTGACAGCTTCGCCGAAGCCTTTATCGTCGGTGATGCGCTTGTAGAGCTCGAAGTTGGAGTCCACGATTTCCTGAACCAGTTCATCAACCTTTTGGTCGAATGTTAGGCGCACATTCTCGCGTGTGTTCACCCGAGCGCTTGCGTCGAGAGCGGGGTCGGCATCGAGCTTGGCCATGACTTGGCCCAGCGTGACGTGGTGCTCTGGTCCGAGATTGAGGCCAAAGCGCTCGTTCAGCTCGGCAATGATGCGCGAGAGCGGCTCCAGTTCCTCCGGTG of Bacillota bacterium contains these proteins:
- a CDS encoding cell wall hydrolase, producing MSTNTISLILLLVLVFAAVGATGQPATAPGDESILPPSPAPTPEPTPDPSPAPSPEPLPEPSPEPSPPGQSYQASPEERLLLARLIRAEAEAEPFDGQVAVGAVVLNRVESPDYPDTVRDVIFHVDNGYVQFTPVANGTINLPPTETAIEAADRALEGEDPSFGATGFYNPAKSYDPWVRTRPVTVVIGNHVFFK
- a CDS encoding carboxypeptidase-like regulatory domain-containing protein, with amino-acid sequence MNRDVGGARSAARRAVGSCVLLALCCLVSVGATGCFGGGGVAAPSGSVVGYVSEIDVSDPLKMEVTFFASSPGVQDAQATLVGTNKTAKTSPVGKFSFTSVSPGTYDMLVQKTGWPSVRVYGIKIEANSATEVGLRMGRRPNAEVTQGRLVENVPPSVTIDCPSTVSGTVEVAVTPSDASGVFGVALFVDQGLECVWGFGNEAGEAEIVSGETLVWEWSTVTGFPGEETGWNNGEHRLMAMVVDTNYNIAYRTVTVTVDNSTSQGTVPVAPSELRCGMSTVHYSCFQFPWGPSDLSDGSDGEPLALATTARKVREFGAKSGSSVRGTPSGSDAVVFANIYWRYENPTGVMGYKVYRNGRFVVDIKREWGDGWMDGSPVLTPGQRVEYAVSAYNRVGEGPKSPTVARTPIAPLTKVVLTGPADGEEVDGATPAFRWERVSGAEAYLVFVSSTGGDATLMWIGYARGADSTSVTYGSAANSFQGAPPAQELVPGETYAWGVMALSLEPNLPGSDPLDLSAGYEPETMSMSASDVQTFSVTTDAL
- a CDS encoding metal-sensitive transcriptional regulator, with translation MTDGGVNHAVENVPEKSLSDRGELALAREDRGKGGEAAPDSRDGVESMNGADGSMLAGSGNGGGIQAERDGATLDLDALVLSDDARSDIVSRLKRIEGQARGIRKMIEDGRSCEDVIIQVAALKAAVAQVGIAIAGSHLVDCVARDMEASPASRAALARFVKIFSKLS
- the trxA gene encoding thioredoxin; protein product: MTKGVIEVSDATFAQEVLKSEEPVLVDFWAEWCGPCRMMAPVVEDIATDYAGRMKVAKLNVDENRVSATTYGIMSIPTLALFKGGQLVQKFVGFMPKHELARRIDAVL